A DNA window from Bradyrhizobium barranii subsp. barranii contains the following coding sequences:
- a CDS encoding DUF6088 family protein produces the protein MTDGPSRRVVLGKRTVDIRHASPKHLIAPGSMAGNVVQALRHLGPDSTAAVVAAAAARMKDSDRRALASGIKQAPAWMRPALDQIVQRTAA, from the coding sequence TTGACCGACGGACCGTCGCGCCGGGTCGTGCTCGGCAAGCGGACCGTCGACATCCGCCACGCCTCGCCCAAGCATCTGATCGCGCCGGGCAGCATGGCCGGCAACGTCGTCCAGGCGCTGCGCCATCTCGGGCCCGACTCGACTGCGGCCGTGGTTGCCGCCGCAGCCGCGCGCATGAAGGATTCCGACCGGCGCGCGCTGGCGAGCGGGATCAAGCAGGCTCCCGCCTGGATGCGGCCCGCGCTTGACCAGATCGTGCAGCGGACGGCCGCCTGA
- a CDS encoding nucleotidyl transferase AbiEii/AbiGii toxin family protein yields the protein MDTIAKTPAADRAALFNEAGAARGLANAIIEKDFWVCWTLKRLFGIQGEDSPGLVFKGGTSLSKAYGAIRRFSEDIDLSFDRADLGYEGARNPEEAPSRKKADRLIEDLVADVEKHLAEVVLPSLTAAIAGELDPADQAGWSLTIEPGHPQNLIFEYPSSLSAGDYAGFAYMNRRVKLEFGARGDPWPTEKRQIESYAAQEFPDLFADPACMVDVLALRRTFWEKATALHAEHHREPQSTTPPYFSRHYYDLATLADTDEGNGAMKDGDLLKQVADHKSVFFRAAWASYDTARVGTLRLSPHPDRVADLRADYRKMAPMMFDDPPPTFDEILDRIAQLEKRINGS from the coding sequence GTGGACACGATCGCCAAGACGCCGGCTGCGGACCGCGCCGCCCTTTTCAACGAAGCGGGCGCGGCCCGCGGCCTAGCGAACGCGATCATCGAAAAGGACTTCTGGGTCTGCTGGACGCTGAAGCGTCTCTTCGGCATCCAGGGCGAAGACTCGCCCGGTCTCGTCTTCAAAGGCGGAACGTCGCTGTCAAAAGCGTACGGCGCGATCCGCCGGTTCTCGGAGGATATCGACCTGTCGTTCGATCGCGCCGATCTCGGTTATGAGGGCGCACGAAATCCGGAAGAGGCTCCTTCAAGAAAGAAGGCCGACCGGCTGATCGAAGATCTGGTTGCAGACGTCGAGAAGCACCTTGCAGAGGTAGTGTTGCCAAGCTTGACCGCGGCCATCGCCGGCGAGCTGGATCCGGCCGATCAGGCCGGATGGAGCCTGACGATCGAGCCCGGCCATCCTCAGAACCTGATCTTCGAGTACCCGTCGAGCCTGTCCGCCGGTGACTACGCCGGCTTCGCGTACATGAACCGCAGGGTGAAGCTAGAGTTCGGAGCGCGTGGCGATCCCTGGCCCACCGAAAAGCGGCAAATCGAATCCTACGCCGCGCAGGAGTTTCCCGACCTCTTCGCCGACCCCGCATGCATGGTGGACGTCCTGGCGCTGCGGCGCACCTTCTGGGAGAAGGCGACGGCACTTCATGCCGAGCACCATCGCGAACCGCAGTCGACGACGCCGCCGTACTTCTCGCGCCACTACTACGACCTTGCGACGCTCGCGGACACGGACGAGGGCAATGGAGCAATGAAGGACGGCGATCTGCTGAAGCAGGTCGCCGACCACAAGTCGGTCTTCTTCCGCGCGGCCTGGGCGAGCTATGATACCGCCCGCGTCGGCACTCTCCGGCTTTCGCCCCACCCCGATCGCGTCGCGGATCTGCGTGCCGACTATCGCAAGATGGCGCCGATGATGTTCGACGATCCGCCGCCAACCTTCGACGAAATCCTGGACCGGATCGCCCAGCTGGAGAAGCGGATCAACGGCAGCTAG
- a CDS encoding IS256 family transposase codes for MTETTNVLAFRQPSAVDDPLTDIVRAGARDLLARAIEIEVGAFLASTANLTLPDGRARLVRHGHGPVREIATGIGPVEVARPKVRDRGASGPGDRLRFSSAILPLWARRTKSLDALIPVLYLRGISTGDFQEALSALLGKDAPNLSPSVIAGLKADWQVEYERWQRRDLSARRYVYIWADGVYLQARMEDHSECMLVLIGTTPEGKKELIGFQVGVRESAQSWRELLIDLRQRGLRIAPQLAIGDGALGFWKALDEAFPGTRHQRCWCHKVSNVLDKVAKSVQGPMKNDLRNIYLAPHRAEAETAIDVFVEKYHVKYGRAVECLIKDRHALLAFFDFPAEHWIHLRSSNPIESVFATVRHRTVRTKGSLSQQTAKLMVFKLIDAASKTWRRLKSTNQLPKVIAGVKFIDGIEVIPNTESHAA; via the coding sequence ATGACCGAGACTACCAATGTTCTTGCTTTCCGTCAGCCGTCCGCGGTTGATGATCCACTGACCGATATCGTTCGTGCCGGCGCGCGGGACCTGCTTGCCAGGGCGATCGAGATCGAGGTTGGCGCGTTTCTGGCCAGCACGGCCAATCTGACGCTGCCCGACGGTCGAGCGCGCCTGGTCCGACATGGGCACGGTCCGGTGCGCGAGATTGCGACCGGCATCGGTCCGGTGGAGGTCGCTCGTCCCAAGGTCCGCGACCGCGGAGCGAGCGGGCCAGGCGACCGCCTCCGCTTCAGTTCGGCAATCCTGCCGCTATGGGCGCGGCGGACGAAGAGCCTGGATGCCTTGATCCCGGTCCTCTATTTGCGCGGCATCTCGACCGGCGACTTCCAGGAGGCGCTCTCGGCGCTGCTCGGCAAGGATGCGCCGAACCTGTCGCCTTCGGTGATCGCCGGCCTGAAGGCCGATTGGCAGGTCGAGTACGAACGCTGGCAGAGACGCGATCTGTCGGCGCGTCGCTATGTCTACATCTGGGCCGATGGCGTGTACCTGCAGGCCCGCATGGAAGATCACAGCGAATGCATGCTGGTGCTGATTGGCACCACGCCGGAAGGCAAGAAGGAGCTGATCGGCTTCCAGGTCGGCGTGCGCGAGAGCGCGCAGAGCTGGCGCGAACTCCTGATCGACCTGCGGCAACGCGGGTTACGGATTGCCCCGCAACTCGCCATCGGCGACGGCGCCCTCGGCTTCTGGAAGGCACTGGACGAGGCCTTTCCCGGCACGCGGCACCAACGATGCTGGTGCCATAAAGTGAGCAACGTACTCGACAAGGTCGCCAAATCCGTGCAGGGCCCCATGAAGAACGACCTGCGGAACATCTATCTGGCCCCACACCGGGCCGAAGCTGAAACCGCGATCGACGTCTTCGTCGAGAAATACCACGTCAAATACGGACGTGCGGTGGAGTGCCTGATCAAGGATCGCCATGCGCTGCTCGCCTTCTTCGACTTCCCTGCTGAGCACTGGATCCACCTACGCAGCTCGAACCCGATCGAGAGCGTCTTCGCCACGGTGCGCCACCGAACGGTGCGGACCAAGGGATCGCTGTCGCAACAAACTGCGAAGCTGATGGTGTTCAAGCTCATCGACGCCGCATCGAAGACCTGGCGGCGATTGAAGAGCACGAACCAGTTGCCGAAAGTCATCGCCGGTGTAAAGTTCATCGACGGAATCGAAGTCATTCCGAACACTGAAAGCCACGCCGCCTGA
- a CDS encoding DUF6894 family protein, with product MARFYFNLAGKQNVDDPGGLAFEDELQAFRAAERLAKDLASAQPLLRGTTCVVVTRRDRGDAYYVSV from the coding sequence ATGGCCCGTTTCTACTTTAATCTGGCAGGCAAGCAGAATGTCGACGACCCCGGCGGGTTAGCATTCGAAGACGAGCTGCAAGCCTTCCGTGCGGCGGAACGCCTAGCAAAAGATCTGGCGAGTGCTCAACCTCTGCTGCGGGGTACAACCTGCGTGGTCGTTACACGCAGGGACCGAGGTGACGCCTATTACGTAAGCGTGTGA